The region GGATGTCAACGCCCGTTCGCGTAATTCCCGGCTTTCGACAATCCCGTTTTTCCCAAGGTTGCCTTTGCCGACCTCGAATTGCGGTTTGACCAGCAGCACAATCTGCGCCTGCGGTGCGGCGATTCTTGCGATTACGGGAATCACATATGTCAAAGAAATGAACGACACATCGGAAACAATCATTTCCGGACGATACGGCAAATCATCCGCATACACATCGCGGATATTGACGCCGCTCATCTCGATAATACGATCGTCATACGCGATTTTCGGGTCTAACTGTCCATGGCCGACATCCAATGCGATGACCTGCGCGGCATCATTACGCAACAACACGTCACAGAAACCTCCGGTGGACGCGCCAATATCCAAGCAATGCAATCCCTGCGCCGAACGCAATCCTGCGTCGGCGAACCGTTCGAACGCGCCGACCAGCTTGTATGCGCCCCTGGAAACGTAATCGTCTCCCCTATCGACTGTGATGATGTCATCGCAGCCGACTTTCGTTGACACCTTGGTGATGTCAACACCGTTCACACTGACTTTGCCGTCCGCGATCAGACGTTGCGCTTTGGAACGACTGCCGATCAGCCCTCGTTCCAACAACGCAACATCAAGACGAACTACTTGAATGGAATCACTGTTTCGCAATGGTTTTCCAATAATCGGCATGAACTGTCCGCTAGGAAATACGGAATTCCGGAACGATGACGCCACTCACGTCACGCCCGCTGTC is a window of Bifidobacterium catenulatum DSM 16992 = JCM 1194 = LMG 11043 DNA encoding:
- a CDS encoding TlyA family RNA methyltransferase; the protein is MPIIGKPLRNSDSIQVVRLDVALLERGLIGSRSKAQRLIADGKVSVNGVDITKVSTKVGCDDIITVDRGDDYVSRGAYKLVGAFERFADAGLRSAQGLHCLDIGASTGGFCDVLLRNDAAQVIALDVGHGQLDPKIAYDDRIIEMSGVNIRDVYADDLPYRPEMIVSDVSFISLTYVIPVIARIAAPQAQIVLLVKPQFEVGKGNLGKNGIVESRELRERALTSVVACAERNGLDVRATTVSPIEGTHGNIEYLLYAVMQ